In a genomic window of Cynocephalus volans isolate mCynVol1 chromosome 1, mCynVol1.pri, whole genome shotgun sequence:
- the LOC134381351 gene encoding plasma membrane ascorbate-dependent reductase CYBRD1 isoform X1, with translation MAMEGFRGFLGLLVSALLVGFLSVIFTLIWILHYREGLGWDGGALEFNWHPVLVVTGFVFIQGIAIIVYRLPWTWKCSKLLMKSIHAGLNTVAAILVIISLVAVFDYHNARSIPNMYSLHSWVGLIAVILYFLQLVLGFFIFLLPWAPLSLRAVLMPVHVYSGLLIFGTVIVAALMGITEKLFFALTNPAYSSFPPEGVFTNTLGLLILLFGALIFWIVTRPQWKRPKEPNSTLLRPNGGTAEGVESPMADNPDNNMDKSDSELNSEGAARKRNLALDEAGQRSTM, from the exons TTCACCCTCATCTGGATCCTCCACTACAGGGAGGGGCTCGGCTGGGACGGGGGCGCGCTCGAGTTCAACTGGCACCCTGTGCTCGTCGTCACCGGCTTCGTCTTCATCCAGGGCATTG CCATCATCGTATACAGACTGCCATGGACCTGGAAATGCAGCAAGCTCCTGATGAAATCCATCCATGCAGGTTTAAACACCGTTGCTGCCATTCTTGTCATTATCTCTCTGGTGGCTGTTTTTGATTACCACAATGCCAGGAGTATCCCCAATATGTACAGTCTGCACAGCTGGGTTGGACTGATAGCGGTCATACTCTATTTCTTACAG CTTGTCCTAGGTTTTTTCATCTTTCTGCTCCCTTGGGCTCCACTTTCTCTTCGAGCAGTTTTAATGCCCGTACATGTCTATTCTGGACTTCTCATCTTTGGAACAGTGATTGTAGCAGCACTTATGGGAATCACAGAGAAACTGTTTTTTGCCCT GACAAATCCTGCATACAGTTCATTCCCACCAGAAGGAGTTTTCACAAATACCCTTGGCCTTCTGATTCTGTTGTTTGGGGCTCTTATTTTTTGGATAGTCACCAGACCACAATGGAAACGTCCTAAAGAACCAAATTCTACCCTTCTTCGGCCAAATGGAGGCACTGCAGAGGGAGTGGAAAGCCCAATGGCAGACAACCCTGACAACAACATGGACAAATCGGATTCAGAGTTAAACAGTGAAGGAGCGGCAAGGAAAAGAAACCTTGCCCTCGATGAGGCCGGCCAGAGATCCACCATGTAA